The Terriglobia bacterium genome contains the following window.
CCCTCCAGCGCATTGCGCACAAGGGACGAGACTATGCCCGACCAAGACAACGACGCCCCCGAACAGCCCCAGCATTTCTTCACCCTCGGCGAGGCGGAGCGTGCCCGCAAGGAGCTCGAGCCGGTCCTCGTCGAGGCCATGGACTGCCGCAAACGCCTCTCCGGCCTGGATGAGAACCTCTCCGCGGTGTCTACGCGCATCATGATGATGGGTGGCGTCCTTGTGCCCTACCAGAAGCTTACGGAGCTACGCGTCGAGCAGCGCCAGCTCGCGGAAGCTCTGCAGGCCGCCCTCGAGCGCATCGGTTCCTCCGGCTGCGTGGTGAAGGATCTGGACGCCGGCCTGCTCGATTTTCCCGCCATCATCGGCAACGAAGAGGTCTATCTCTGCTGGAAGATCGGCGAGGACCGCATTCGCTATTATCACCGCCGGGACGAAGGCTTCGCGGGACGCAAGCCGCTCGATCCCCGCGACCGCGGTCCTGGCGACGACGTACAGTAATAGCTTCTGAATTTTTGCGCAGTGGGCGGGCTGCAGCCCGCCC
Protein-coding sequences here:
- a CDS encoding DUF2203 domain-containing protein, with the translated sequence MPDQDNDAPEQPQHFFTLGEAERARKELEPVLVEAMDCRKRLSGLDENLSAVSTRIMMMGGVLVPYQKLTELRVEQRQLAEALQAALERIGSSGCVVKDLDAGLLDFPAIIGNEEVYLCWKIGEDRIRYYHRRDEGFAGRKPLDPRDRGPGDDVQ